In Uranotaenia lowii strain MFRU-FL chromosome 2, ASM2978415v1, whole genome shotgun sequence, one genomic interval encodes:
- the LOC129747237 gene encoding uncharacterized protein LOC129747237, with amino-acid sequence MKVLILLLVTVCLVAAAPTESKTEDKDEPKAEARTLGKRGIYELDDHHDHHVTKKVTITKKIPVPYPVEVEKHVPIIVEKKVPVFIEKKVPVIHKEYVEVPKPYPVHVEKKVPVYVKKYIEKPVGISVHIKKRH; translated from the coding sequence GTCTTAATCCTTCTGTTGGTTACCGTTTGTTTGGTCGCTGCAGCTCCTACCGAATCAAAGACTGAAGATAAGGATGAACCAAAGGCCGAAGCACGAACCCTCGGAAAGCGTGGCATCTACGAGTTGGATGATCACCACGATCATCACGTTACCAAAAAAGTGACCATAACCAAAAAGATCCCGGTCCCCTACCCCGTGGAGGTGGAAAAGCATGTTCCAATCATCGTGGAAAAGAAGGTGCCCGTATTTATCGAAAAGAAGGTCCCGGTCATTCACAAGGAGTACGTTGAGGTGCCCAAGCCCTATCCAGTGCATGTCGAGAAAAAGGTTCCCGTCTACGTGAAGAAGTACATCGAGAAACCGGTGGGAATTTCCGTTCATATTAAGAAACGCCATTAA